A portion of the Acidisarcina polymorpha genome contains these proteins:
- a CDS encoding polysaccharide biosynthesis/export family protein — translation MRFLKLQFLALVLTASALAQTSSATASGSAESILIGPGDMLHVQVFDTPEMDQHARVTDDGNVPLIFLGNVHVAGLTPEGAARTVETQLQQKEYMKHPQVTVTIEQYATQGVLVIGEVAHPGSYQIDTSRPVMDVLSMAGGLQELANRHVTIERHGTGERVQYFVSNNPEEAFNHSILVHPGDKVMVPKASLVYALGDVGRPGGYTMNNNRSQLSLLQMLALAGGTPPTARPAAARLIRRTADGYTETHIQLSDMQKGKIPDIMLEPEDILYVPFSYLKNIAVSGSSILAGASSAAVYAVP, via the coding sequence GTGAGATTTCTTAAGCTACAATTTCTGGCTCTGGTTCTAACCGCTTCAGCGCTTGCGCAGACCTCATCTGCGACGGCTTCGGGCTCGGCAGAGAGCATCTTGATCGGTCCTGGTGACATGCTGCACGTCCAGGTATTCGATACCCCTGAGATGGATCAGCACGCGCGTGTGACAGATGACGGAAATGTCCCGCTGATCTTCCTGGGGAACGTCCACGTTGCAGGTCTGACTCCGGAAGGTGCGGCGCGCACGGTTGAGACCCAGTTGCAGCAAAAAGAGTACATGAAGCACCCGCAGGTGACGGTAACGATCGAACAATATGCCACCCAGGGAGTGTTGGTGATTGGCGAGGTCGCTCACCCAGGCTCTTATCAGATCGACACTTCGCGCCCGGTAATGGACGTGCTCAGCATGGCTGGAGGGCTGCAAGAGTTAGCCAACCGGCATGTCACCATCGAGCGCCATGGCACCGGAGAGCGCGTCCAGTATTTCGTCTCCAATAACCCTGAAGAAGCGTTCAATCATTCCATCCTGGTACATCCGGGCGACAAGGTAATGGTGCCGAAGGCGAGTCTGGTCTACGCGCTCGGAGACGTGGGCAGGCCCGGCGGATATACCATGAACAACAACCGCTCTCAGTTATCGCTGCTGCAGATGCTGGCGCTTGCCGGAGGAACTCCTCCGACTGCTCGCCCCGCTGCGGCCCGGTTGATTCGCAGGACCGCCGACGGCTATACGGAAACCCACATCCAGTTGAGCGATATGCAGAAGGGCAAGATTCCGGACATCATGTTGGAGCCGGAGGACATCCTCTATGTGCCGTTCAGCTACCTCAAAAACATCGCTGTAAGCGGAAGTTCGATCCTGGCCGGGGCCAGTTCGGCTGCTGTTTATGCCGTGCCCTAA
- a CDS encoding flippase, producing the protein MFSIRRELRSIRTSPLARNAGWMVLGQGSGFLLQSAYFILIARLLGPYEYGLYAGAFALTNIIGQYSSMGSGTVFLRYVSADRQRYAVYWGNILFTTTTVSVAIIAGLALISGHLIGAGSRPILLLGAVANCFCNQLTFAAARVFQTFEQLRITAFLNLATNFARTLAAAGMLVMLHHASAYQWSIATVMVSMAATLAGVVTVTWRFGRPAFHLTQMKHDLPEGLGYSFATSTSTAYNDIDKTMLSHYGMNVANGIYTMAYRIVDVATIPVVAIREAAMPRFFKRGLIGIAGSAELAAKLLKRTIPLGLLAMAAIFLTAPLVPHLVGQGFRETVLALRWLCIIPVFRSIHQMTGSAMTGSGLQKYRTVSQVLAVILNVALNLWLIPSHGWLGAAWSSLWTDGMLAVLNCSALALMCRFAAGILVAGTQEGSRKL; encoded by the coding sequence ATGTTCTCGATTAGGCGCGAGCTAAGAAGCATTCGGACGAGCCCACTGGCTCGCAACGCCGGTTGGATGGTGCTTGGACAGGGAAGCGGATTTCTGCTGCAATCGGCCTATTTCATCTTGATCGCCCGATTGCTCGGGCCTTATGAATATGGCTTATACGCTGGTGCATTCGCGCTCACGAATATCATCGGACAATACAGTTCGATGGGTTCGGGAACCGTCTTCCTCCGTTATGTGAGCGCCGATCGGCAGAGATACGCCGTCTACTGGGGAAATATTCTATTCACGACGACGACGGTCAGTGTCGCGATCATTGCTGGACTCGCGCTGATCTCCGGGCACCTGATCGGTGCCGGCTCGCGACCGATCCTGTTGCTGGGAGCAGTGGCAAACTGCTTCTGCAATCAACTCACCTTCGCCGCGGCGCGGGTCTTCCAGACGTTCGAACAACTTCGAATTACAGCTTTCCTGAACCTGGCGACTAACTTTGCCCGCACACTCGCAGCCGCGGGGATGTTGGTCATGCTTCATCACGCCTCGGCCTACCAGTGGTCCATTGCAACCGTCATGGTTTCGATGGCGGCCACTCTAGCCGGCGTTGTCACGGTCACTTGGAGATTCGGAAGGCCAGCATTTCACTTGACGCAGATGAAGCATGACTTGCCGGAGGGCTTAGGGTACTCGTTCGCGACCTCCACCTCGACGGCGTACAACGATATCGACAAAACCATGCTGAGTCACTACGGAATGAACGTAGCCAATGGCATTTACACCATGGCCTATCGGATCGTCGATGTTGCCACGATTCCCGTCGTTGCAATCCGGGAGGCGGCCATGCCCCGCTTCTTCAAACGAGGCCTCATCGGCATTGCGGGATCGGCGGAGCTTGCCGCCAAACTCCTGAAGAGAACGATTCCGCTCGGACTGTTGGCCATGGCCGCCATTTTCCTCACTGCGCCGTTGGTGCCTCACCTGGTCGGCCAGGGCTTCCGCGAGACTGTCCTGGCCCTGCGATGGCTATGCATCATTCCGGTGTTTCGCAGCATTCACCAGATGACGGGAAGCGCGATGACCGGCAGCGGCTTACAGAAATACCGAACAGTGTCTCAGGTATTGGCTGTCATTTTGAATGTCGCCCTCAATCTCTGGCTGATCCCCAGCCACGGATGGCTTGGCGCTGCATGGTCGAGCCTCTGGACAGACGGCATGCTGGCGGTACTGAATTGCTCGGCGCTCGCCTTGATGTGCCGGTTTGCCGCCGGGATTCTCGTCGCGGGCACCCAGGAGGGTAGTCGCAAACTTTAA
- a CDS encoding phage holin family protein encodes MLRLLLHWILNAIALLIVSRIVPGFQVNTLGAALIAVIVIGLLNATLGFFLKLITLPLGILTLGLFFLVINAFILKLASGVVAGFYVTTFGAAFIGAIVLALLQMLFSALTPDSTRSPRVER; translated from the coding sequence ATGCTCCGTCTGCTTCTTCATTGGATTCTAAATGCGATTGCGCTCCTGATCGTATCGCGGATTGTGCCCGGCTTCCAGGTCAACACGCTGGGGGCGGCGCTGATTGCCGTTATTGTGATTGGATTGTTGAACGCCACGCTGGGGTTCTTTCTGAAGTTGATTACCCTGCCACTAGGCATCCTCACCCTGGGCCTATTCTTCCTGGTGATCAACGCCTTCATCCTGAAGCTGGCCAGTGGAGTGGTCGCGGGATTCTACGTCACGACCTTTGGCGCGGCGTTCATTGGGGCGATCGTCTTGGCATTGCTGCAAATGCTGTTTTCCGCTTTGACTCCAGACAGCACGAGGAGTCCTCGGGTCGAGCGCTAA
- a CDS encoding GumC family protein: MKALTGSTTGFPAPMVDRRQNPLKGFVGILNRRRLIILRTTVLLVAGAALLCILMTRRYTAVAEIQVQKPNSDSLTLDSNAASPAGGDTDPNSASMNLETQATVLESPALAMKVIEDLHLEDTSAFKPHFTFTGWVNSLFSPPPPADPAGVALSAAPLRRDRLLKQFQENLEVKIIPGTRVIEVAFSSSDPNLAARVVNQLVASLVNYSFQSRRTVDTEASKFLESQLAEMKADSDALEQKAVKLQKQTGVVQVAGSGDGDGQGQAYSSTLDQLQKATAAVSQAHTNVILKGAIYEVVKSGDPETIMGLPSNTALAGAASGMSNDLAVISSLRTREATLNGQINELLAKFGPAYPKVDELKADLTAIQNSIKEEIQRMRDRARNEYVVAQQVESGAKQLYDAEKQRADEMNDKAVQYSMARQQADQSRSLYEKLQSRMKEAGVLEGFHSSNITVVSPALAPSAPSRPNIPLYLAGSLATGLLFGCIMAVVVDLMDSKIADIHGLESLMGEAPFGILPSFAAKKKGLRLSGHSFALPGREAIAALKDPHSAYVEALRALRTTLLSTRGGAPPQVLLVTSSTEGEGKSTLSSNLAVVLAQQGKRVLLVDADLRRPNLHVLFNSSLEVGLSTILAGQLSVDAMGQAFLQVEAVPGLDILLSGPIPAYSAELLGSSKMRQLLDLWRGYYDFIILDGAPVLPVTDSVVLSSQVDATLLVARYQSTQQQSLDLSLRTLRAQLGTNRHIGVVLNGVERTADAYYKYYGFSNSTYYTNTKRLGGGSEIS; the protein is encoded by the coding sequence ATGAAAGCTTTGACTGGTTCCACCACCGGATTTCCAGCACCTATGGTTGATCGCCGGCAAAACCCCCTCAAAGGTTTCGTTGGCATTCTCAATCGAAGACGGCTGATAATCCTTCGCACAACTGTGCTGCTGGTAGCAGGGGCTGCCTTGTTGTGCATCCTCATGACTCGGCGCTATACCGCTGTTGCCGAGATTCAAGTCCAAAAGCCGAATAGCGACAGTCTTACCCTGGACTCGAACGCTGCCAGTCCGGCTGGCGGTGATACCGATCCAAATTCGGCGAGCATGAATCTCGAGACCCAGGCGACCGTTCTCGAATCTCCTGCACTCGCCATGAAGGTCATTGAAGACCTTCATCTGGAAGATACCAGCGCCTTCAAGCCGCACTTTACCTTCACCGGTTGGGTGAACTCTCTCTTCTCACCGCCTCCGCCGGCGGATCCCGCAGGCGTGGCACTCTCGGCTGCGCCATTGCGTCGCGATCGATTGCTGAAGCAGTTTCAGGAAAATCTGGAGGTCAAGATCATCCCTGGAACGCGAGTGATCGAGGTCGCATTTTCAAGCAGCGATCCGAATCTCGCCGCGCGCGTCGTCAATCAGTTGGTCGCCTCACTCGTGAACTACTCGTTCCAAAGCAGACGTACCGTGGATACTGAGGCGTCAAAATTCTTGGAGTCGCAACTGGCCGAGATGAAGGCGGACAGTGATGCCCTCGAGCAGAAAGCGGTCAAGCTGCAAAAACAGACTGGCGTCGTGCAAGTGGCCGGCAGCGGCGACGGCGACGGACAAGGGCAGGCTTACAGCAGCACGCTAGACCAGTTGCAAAAGGCGACAGCCGCCGTCTCTCAGGCCCACACCAACGTCATTCTCAAGGGCGCGATCTACGAGGTAGTGAAGTCCGGCGATCCTGAAACTATCATGGGCTTACCGTCGAACACCGCTCTCGCAGGGGCCGCATCGGGGATGAGCAATGACCTCGCGGTCATCTCCAGTTTGCGCACAAGAGAGGCCACCCTGAATGGCCAGATCAACGAGCTTCTGGCCAAGTTCGGGCCAGCCTATCCCAAGGTGGACGAGTTGAAGGCTGATCTTACCGCGATTCAGAACTCCATCAAGGAAGAAATTCAGCGCATGCGCGATCGCGCGAGGAACGAATACGTGGTGGCCCAGCAGGTCGAGTCCGGCGCCAAACAGCTCTACGACGCCGAGAAGCAAAGGGCTGATGAGATGAACGACAAGGCCGTCCAGTATTCGATGGCCCGGCAACAAGCTGACCAAAGCCGCTCGCTCTATGAGAAGCTGCAAAGCCGGATGAAAGAAGCCGGAGTGCTCGAGGGCTTTCATTCCAGCAACATCACCGTCGTCAGCCCGGCGCTCGCGCCGTCGGCGCCCTCTCGGCCCAACATCCCGTTGTATCTCGCCGGATCCCTGGCGACTGGACTCTTATTCGGATGCATCATGGCAGTGGTCGTCGACCTGATGGACAGCAAGATCGCCGACATTCACGGCCTTGAATCGCTGATGGGTGAGGCCCCGTTCGGCATACTGCCGTCCTTCGCTGCGAAGAAAAAGGGGCTTCGGCTCTCTGGTCACAGCTTTGCCCTGCCGGGAAGGGAGGCGATTGCGGCGCTCAAGGATCCTCACTCTGCTTACGTGGAAGCGCTGCGGGCTTTGCGGACCACCTTGCTTTCCACTCGTGGAGGCGCCCCTCCACAGGTTCTCCTGGTTACATCGTCGACGGAGGGCGAGGGTAAAAGTACGCTTAGCTCGAACCTGGCAGTGGTCCTCGCCCAGCAAGGAAAGCGGGTCTTGCTGGTCGACGCAGATCTGCGCCGCCCCAACTTGCATGTGCTCTTTAATTCTTCTTTGGAGGTCGGTCTGAGCACCATTCTCGCTGGGCAGTTGTCGGTCGATGCGATGGGACAGGCATTTCTCCAGGTCGAAGCCGTTCCTGGTTTGGACATCTTATTATCAGGTCCAATTCCGGCTTACTCGGCAGAACTGCTGGGATCAAGTAAAATGAGGCAACTGCTTGATCTATGGCGCGGGTACTACGACTTCATCATCCTCGACGGGGCTCCGGTTCTTCCCGTGACTGACTCAGTCGTACTCAGCAGCCAGGTAGATGCGACGCTTCTGGTGGCTCGTTATCAGTCGACGCAACAACAGTCGCTTGACCTTTCCCTGCGAACGCTGCGCGCTCAACTAGGAACCAACCGTCACATCGGGGTGGTCTTGAACGGCGTTGAACGGACCGCAGACGCCTATTACAAGTACTACGGATTTTCAAATAGCACCTATTACACCAACACGAAACGTTTGGGAGGTGGGAGTGAGATTTCTTAA
- a CDS encoding MgtC/SapB family protein: MRDPWLYWWTDSVPLLHQSTFPRLLLALCLGAIIGAERQWRQRAAGLRTNTLVCFGAAAFVDLGSTVAPGSTQIIAYVVSGVGFLGAGAIMKDGGNVRGLNTAATLWCSAAVGACAGAGEMLDACFVTAMLIGINIAMRPLSRSIDRRSLAALDTHVLYRLRLLCPAEHQVDAEFQLTRAIAARSLALRDLRAEPVDETDTFIVQALVESSTRDPLLLNKVADEMRAFPWINSIDWTETESETE; this comes from the coding sequence ATGAGAGACCCTTGGCTCTACTGGTGGACGGACTCCGTTCCCCTGCTCCACCAAAGCACCTTTCCCCGGCTGCTGCTGGCGCTCTGTCTCGGCGCGATCATTGGCGCGGAACGCCAATGGCGGCAGCGTGCCGCCGGCCTGCGCACCAACACCCTGGTTTGCTTCGGCGCGGCCGCATTCGTCGACCTCGGTTCTACGGTCGCACCCGGGAGCACCCAGATCATCGCCTACGTCGTCTCCGGGGTGGGTTTCCTGGGCGCTGGCGCCATCATGAAAGACGGCGGCAATGTGCGCGGACTGAACACCGCGGCGACGCTATGGTGCTCGGCAGCGGTTGGAGCCTGTGCTGGCGCGGGCGAGATGCTCGACGCTTGTTTTGTGACGGCGATGCTGATTGGCATCAATATCGCCATGCGCCCGCTCTCTCGTTCCATTGACCGCCGTTCGCTGGCGGCACTCGACACCCACGTCCTTTATCGGCTGCGTTTGCTTTGCCCCGCCGAACACCAGGTCGACGCCGAATTCCAGTTGACCCGGGCCATCGCTGCGCGCTCCCTGGCGCTGCGCGATTTGCGAGCCGAGCCCGTCGACGAGACGGATACCTTTATCGTGCAGGCCCTCGTCGAGTCTTCCACCCGCGATCCGCTCCTGCTGAATAAGGTGGCCGACGAGATGCGAGCCTTTCCGTGGATCAACTCGATCGATTGGACGGAAACTGAATCGGAGACGGAATAA